The Candidatus Zixiibacteriota bacterium region CAGGTCTATGTCTGCCAGAACTGCGGGGCGGTCTACTCCAAGTGGATGGGGCGCTGTTCATCCTGCGGTGAATGGAACAGCCTGACCGAGGAAAAACAGCTCCAGACTAAATCACGCTTAAAATCCCGGTCCGAGAAACGCAAGGTCACCACCTACCGCCTGTCCGAAATTGAAGG contains the following coding sequences:
- a CDS encoding DNA repair protein RadA (Sms; stabilizes the strand-invasion intermediate during the DNA repair; involved in recombination of donor DNA and plays an important role in DNA damage repair after exposure to mutagenic agents) is translated as MAKASSQQVYVCQNCGAVYSKWMGRCSSCGEWNSLTEEKQLQTKSRLKSRSEKRKVTTYRLSEIEG